From Caretta caretta isolate rCarCar2 chromosome 3, rCarCar1.hap1, whole genome shotgun sequence, a single genomic window includes:
- the OPN3 gene encoding opsin-3, with protein MYSGNSSSQAPGPGQREDLPLFSPSTYELLALLIATIGILGLCNNLLVLVLYYRFQRLRTPTNLFLLNISLSDLLVSLCGGALTFVSCLRSRWVWDAPGCVWDGFCNSLFGIVSIMSLTVLAYERYIRVVHAKVIDFSWSWRAITYIWLYSLAWTGAPLLGWNRYTLEIHGLGCSVDWQSKNPSDASFVLFFFLGCLVAPVGIMAYCYGHILYTIRMLRCVEDFQTIQVIKLLRYEKKVAKMCFLMISTFLICWMPYAVVSLLIAAGYGNLVTPTVAIIPSFFAKSSTAYNPVIYIFMSRKFRRCLLQLLCFRLLRFQRTMKEIPVLGNEKPIRPIVMSQKAGDRPKKKVTFSSSSIIFIITGDDTQQMDNSSKHNGTKVNVIQVKPL; from the exons ATGTACTCCGGGAACAGCAGCAGCCAGGCGCCCGGCCCGGGGCAGCGGGAGGACCTGCCCCTCTTCAGCCCCAGCACCTACGAGCTCCTGGCGCTGCTCATCGCCACCATCGGCATCCTGGGCTTGTGCAACAACCTGCTGGTGCTGGTGCTGTACTACCGCTTCCAGCGGCTGCGCACCCCCACCAACCTCTTCCTGCTCAACATCAGCCTCAGCGACCTGCTGGTCTCGCTCTGCGGGGGGGCCCTCACCTTCGTGTCCTGCCTCCGCAGCCGCTGGGTCTGGGACGCGCCCGGCTGCGTCTGGGACGGGTTCTGCAACAGCCTCTTcg GAATTGTTTCCATCATGTCCCTCACCGTTCTTGCCTACGAGCGCTACATTCGAGTCGTTCATGCAAAAGTGATTGATTTCTCTTGGTCCTGGAGGGCCATCACATACATCTGGTTGTACTCGTTAGCTTGGACAGGAGCACCCCTTCTAGGCTGGAACAGATATACACTGGAGATACATGGACTAGGTTGTTCAGTGGACTGGCAGTCAAAAAACCCCAGTGATGCCTCCTTTgtgctctttttctttcttgGTTGCCTAGTGGCACCTGTTGGGATCATGGCCTATTGCTATGGCCACATTCTCTATACAATACGAATG CTTCGCTGTGTTGAAGATTTTCAGACCATTCAAGTGATCAAACTCCTAAGATATGAAAAGAAAGTggctaaaatgtgttttttaatgatCTCCACATTCCTTATCTGTTGGATGCCTTATGCAGTGGTCTCCCTTTTAATAGCTGCTGGCTACGGCAACCTTGTAACTCCAACAGTGGCTATCATCCCATCTTTCTTTGCCAAATCAAGCACAGCATATAATCCAGTCATCTACATCTTCATGAGCAGAAAG TTTCGACGATGCCTTTTGCAGCTCTTGTGCTTTCGCCTGCTAAGATTCCAGAGGACCATGAAAGAAATACCAGTGTTAGGGAATGAAAAGCCAATAAGACCAATAGTTATGTCCCAGAAAGCTGGGGACAGGCCAAAGAAGAAAGTGACTTTTAGCTCTTCCTCAATCATTTTTATCATCACTGGTGATGACACTCAGCAAATGGACAACAGCAGCAAACACAATGGCACGAAAGTAAATGTGATCCAAGTAAAGCCACTATAA